The proteins below are encoded in one region of Oncorhynchus masou masou isolate Uvic2021 chromosome 15, UVic_Omas_1.1, whole genome shotgun sequence:
- the LOC135556389 gene encoding protein ECT2-like isoform X5 produces the protein MADSSIVTLGMARSLLVDSSVYDSRMAETTKDVFLGLGSEDMEEMLPRVETRVVLVGEAGKNGALVKALQDINVPCIKTDNVKEFGDGENTEFETVFVLKDFASPDYIYLYKHDNRIVGPPVVLRCARREEPLPFSSRPLYSTTMLNLSLCFTGFRNKEEVKNLVNLVHHMGGTIRKDFSTKVTHLIAYSTHGEKYKLAVCMGTPILTPTWIHKAWEHREDVSFHAGDEEFRTEFKVPPFQDCVLSFLGFSDEEKTNMEERTIKHGGSHLEVGDQKCTHMVVEENAVKELPFVPSKRLYVVKQEWFWGTIQMDARAGESMYFYQKMDSPVLKKAVSLLSLNTPNSNRKRRRLRETLAQLTKETEISPFPPPRKRPSAEHSMSMGSLLDISNTPETCKALAEHSRPLKSSTPAVLKQSARWQVSKELYQTESNYVDILTTVLQLFKVPLEKEGQVGGPILAPEEIKTIFGSIPEIFDVHTRIKADLEELVMDWSEDKSVGDIILKYSKDLVKAYPPFVNFFEMSKETIVRCEKQKPRFHAFLKINQAKPECGRQTLVELLIRPVQRLPSVALLLNDIKKHTACNNPDKITLEKAIESLKEVMTHINEDKRKIEGQKQIFDVVYEVDGCPANLLSSHRSLVHRVETIALGDKPCDRGEHVTLFLFNDCLEIARKRHKVISTFRSPLGQTRPAAQLKHITLMPLSQIRRVLDLQDTEDCRNAFALVVHPPTEQENLLFSFQLTTEDTVKSTWLKMLCRHVANTICKADAEDLIQCTEPDSVQVSTKDMDSTLSKASRVIKKTSKKVTRAFSFTKTPKRVIQRAFMANSTSDDKSPGPSSENMIHVGSSATLSATHSPSMVNLPSMFERKYHTFSRSTSHLF, from the exons ATGGCTGACAGCAGCATAGTTACTTTGGGGATGGCTCGGAGCCTGCTGGTGGACTCCTCTGTGTATGACTCCAGGATGGCTGAGACTACTAAGGATGTATTCCTGGGTTTGGGCTCCGAAGACATGGAAG AGATGCTACCTCGGGTCGAAACCAGAGTTGTTCTTGTAGGAGAAGCTGGAAAAAATGGAGCACTTGTCAAAGCACTGCAG GATATCAACGTGCCTTGCATAAAGACCGACAATGTCAAAGAGTTTGGCGATGGAGAAAACACAGAGTTTGAGACGGTGTTCGTGCTCAAAGACTTTGCCTCTCCTGACTACATCTATCTTTACAAACATGACAACCGGATCGTGGGCCCCCCGGTTGTTCTCCGCTGTGCGAGACGAGAGGAG CCCCTGCCGTTTTCCTCTCGTCCTCTATACTCTACCACCATGCTCAACTTGTCGCTGTGTTTCACCGGTTTCCGCAACAAAGAGGAAGTT AAAAACCTGGTGAATCTGGTGCATCACATGGGAGGCACCATTCGGAAGGACTTTAGCACTAAAGTCACCCATCTCATTGCATACTCCACTCATGGCGAGAAATACAAG CTTGCTGTGTGTATGGGAACACCCATCCTCACCCCAACTTGGATCCATAAGGCCTGGGAGCATAGAGAGGATGT TAGTTTCCATGCTGGAGATGAAGAGTTCCGCACCGAATTCAAAGTTCCCCCCTTTCAAGACTGTGTGCTGAGCTTCCTGGGCTTCTCAGATGAAGAGAAGACCAACATGGAGGAAAGGACAATCAAACACG GTGGCAGCCACCTGGAGGTTGGTGATCAGAAGTGCACTCACATGGTGGTGGAGGAAAACGCTGTCAAGGAGCTGCCATTCGTACCATCAAAGAGACTGTATGTTGTCAAGCAGGAG TGGTTCTGGGGAACGATACAGATGGATGCCCGAGCAGGAGAGTCCATGTACTTCTATCAGAAG ATGGACAGTCCTGTGCTAAAGAAGGCTGTGTCCCTGCTGTCCCTCAACACACCCAACAGTAACCGGAAGAGGAGGCGTCTGCGGGAAACCCTGGCCCAGCTCACCAAGGAGACTGAgatctcccctttccctccacccCGCAAGAGGCCTTCTGCCGAACACTCCATGTCCATGGGCTCTCTGCTGGACATCTCCAACACCCCCGAGACCTGCAAGGCCTTGGCAG AACATTCCCGGCCCTTGAAGAGCTCTACACCTGCTGTCCTGAAGCAGTCGGCTAGATGGCAGGTCTCCAAGGAGTTGTACCAGACAGAGAGCAACTATGTGGATATTCTCACCACAGTCTTGCAG CTGTTCAAAGTCCCCCTGGAAAAGGAAGGCCAAGTTGGTGGACCCATTTTGGCTCCAGAAGAAATCAAGACCATCTTTGGCAGCATCCCAGAGATCTTCGACGTACACACCAGGATAAAG GCCGATCTGGAGGAGCTGGTCATGGACTGGTCTGAGGACAAGAGTGTCGGGGACATCATTCTCAAATAC tctaaaGACCTGGTGAAGGCTTACCCGCCATTTGTCAACTTTTTTGAGATGAGCAAGGAGACCATAGTGAGGTGTGAGAAGCAGAAGCCAAGGTTCCATGCTTTCCTCAAG ATCAATCAGGCGAAGCCCGAGTGTGGACGACAGACGCTGGTGGAGCTGCTGATTCGCCCTGTGCAGAGACTGCCTAGCGTCGCCCTTCTCCTCAACG ATATTAAGAAACACACTGCCTGTAACAACCCTGACAAAATCACTTTGGAGAAGGCAATCGAATCACTCAAGGAAGTTATGAC tcaCATAAACGAGGACAAGAGGAAAATAGAGGGACAGAAGCAGATCTTTGATGTCGTCTATGAAGTTGACGGCTGCCCT gccAACCTGCTCTCGTCCCACCGCAGCCTGGTCCACAGGGTGGAGACCATCGCCCTGGGAGACAAACCCTGTGACCGAGGCGAGCATGTCACACTCTTTCTCTTCAATGACTGTCTTGAG ATTGCCCGGAAGAGACATAAGGTGATCAGCACATTCAGGAGTCCTCTGGGCCAGACGCGACCTGCAGCCCAACTCAAACACATCACCCTCATGCCTCTGTCCCAGATCAGGAGGGTCCTGGACCTGCAGGATACAGAGG aTTGCCGTAATGCCTTTGCCCTGGTGGTGCACCCGCCCACGGAACAGGAGAATCTTCTCTTCAGCTTCCAGCTGACCACTGAGGATACGGTGAAGTCAACCTGGCTGAAGATGCTCTGTCGCCACGTAGCCAACACCATCTGTAAGGCTGACgcg GAAGATCTAATTCAGTGCACTGAGCCTGACTCTGTCCAAGTGAGCACAAAGGATATGGACAGCACGCTGAGTAAAGCCTCTAGAGTCATCAAGAAAACTTCAAAGAAG
- the LOC135556389 gene encoding protein ECT2-like isoform X4, with protein MADSSIVTLGMARSLLVDSSVYDSRMAETTKDVFLGLGSEDMEEMLPRVETRVVLVGEAGKNGALVKALQAVRIMEVPVVKIRGGEPGAETGEKLIKSIVNMDINVPCIKTDNVKEFGDGENTEFETVFVLKDFASPDYIYLYKHDNRIVGPPVVLRCARREEPLPFSSRPLYSTTMLNLSLCFTGFRNKEEVKNLVNLVHHMGGTIRKDFSTKVTHLIAYSTHGEKYKLAVCMGTPILTPTWIHKAWEHREDVSFHAGDEEFRTEFKVPPFQDCVLSFLGFSDEEKTNMEERTIKHGGSHLEVGDQKCTHMVVEENAVKELPFVPSKRLYVVKQEWFWGTIQMDARAGESMYFYQKMDSPVLKKAVSLLSLNTPNSNRKRRRLRETLAQLTKETEISPFPPPRKRPSAEHSMSMGSLLDISNTPETCKALAEHSRPLKSSTPAVLKQSARWQVSKELYQTESNYVDILTTVLQLFKVPLEKEGQVGGPILAPEEIKTIFGSIPEIFDVHTRIKADLEELVMDWSEDKSVGDIILKYSKDLVKAYPPFVNFFEMSKETIVRCEKQKPRFHAFLKINQAKPECGRQTLVELLIRPVQRLPSVALLLNDIKKHTACNNPDKITLEKAIESLKEVMTHINEDKRKIEGQKQIFDVVYEVDGCPANLLSSHRSLVHRVETIALGDKPCDRGEHVTLFLFNDCLEIARKRHKVISTFRSPLGQTRPAAQLKHITLMPLSQIRRVLDLQDTEDCRNAFALVVHPPTEQENLLFSFQLTTEDTVKSTWLKMLCRHVANTICKADAEDLIQCTEPDSVQVSTKDMDSTLSKASRVIKKTSKKVTRAFSFTKTPKRVIQRAFMANSTSDDKSPGPSSENMIHVGSSATLSATHSPSMVNLPSMFERKYHTFSRSTSHLF; from the exons ATGGCTGACAGCAGCATAGTTACTTTGGGGATGGCTCGGAGCCTGCTGGTGGACTCCTCTGTGTATGACTCCAGGATGGCTGAGACTACTAAGGATGTATTCCTGGGTTTGGGCTCCGAAGACATGGAAG AGATGCTACCTCGGGTCGAAACCAGAGTTGTTCTTGTAGGAGAAGCTGGAAAAAATGGAGCACTTGTCAAAGCACTGCAG GCCGTCAGAATAATGGAAGTCCCAGTGGTTAAGATTAGAGGAGGAGAACCGGGCGCTGAGACTGGAGAGAAATTGATAAAATCTATAGTCAATATG GATATCAACGTGCCTTGCATAAAGACCGACAATGTCAAAGAGTTTGGCGATGGAGAAAACACAGAGTTTGAGACGGTGTTCGTGCTCAAAGACTTTGCCTCTCCTGACTACATCTATCTTTACAAACATGACAACCGGATCGTGGGCCCCCCGGTTGTTCTCCGCTGTGCGAGACGAGAGGAG CCCCTGCCGTTTTCCTCTCGTCCTCTATACTCTACCACCATGCTCAACTTGTCGCTGTGTTTCACCGGTTTCCGCAACAAAGAGGAAGTT AAAAACCTGGTGAATCTGGTGCATCACATGGGAGGCACCATTCGGAAGGACTTTAGCACTAAAGTCACCCATCTCATTGCATACTCCACTCATGGCGAGAAATACAAG CTTGCTGTGTGTATGGGAACACCCATCCTCACCCCAACTTGGATCCATAAGGCCTGGGAGCATAGAGAGGATGT TAGTTTCCATGCTGGAGATGAAGAGTTCCGCACCGAATTCAAAGTTCCCCCCTTTCAAGACTGTGTGCTGAGCTTCCTGGGCTTCTCAGATGAAGAGAAGACCAACATGGAGGAAAGGACAATCAAACACG GTGGCAGCCACCTGGAGGTTGGTGATCAGAAGTGCACTCACATGGTGGTGGAGGAAAACGCTGTCAAGGAGCTGCCATTCGTACCATCAAAGAGACTGTATGTTGTCAAGCAGGAG TGGTTCTGGGGAACGATACAGATGGATGCCCGAGCAGGAGAGTCCATGTACTTCTATCAGAAG ATGGACAGTCCTGTGCTAAAGAAGGCTGTGTCCCTGCTGTCCCTCAACACACCCAACAGTAACCGGAAGAGGAGGCGTCTGCGGGAAACCCTGGCCCAGCTCACCAAGGAGACTGAgatctcccctttccctccacccCGCAAGAGGCCTTCTGCCGAACACTCCATGTCCATGGGCTCTCTGCTGGACATCTCCAACACCCCCGAGACCTGCAAGGCCTTGGCAG AACATTCCCGGCCCTTGAAGAGCTCTACACCTGCTGTCCTGAAGCAGTCGGCTAGATGGCAGGTCTCCAAGGAGTTGTACCAGACAGAGAGCAACTATGTGGATATTCTCACCACAGTCTTGCAG CTGTTCAAAGTCCCCCTGGAAAAGGAAGGCCAAGTTGGTGGACCCATTTTGGCTCCAGAAGAAATCAAGACCATCTTTGGCAGCATCCCAGAGATCTTCGACGTACACACCAGGATAAAG GCCGATCTGGAGGAGCTGGTCATGGACTGGTCTGAGGACAAGAGTGTCGGGGACATCATTCTCAAATAC tctaaaGACCTGGTGAAGGCTTACCCGCCATTTGTCAACTTTTTTGAGATGAGCAAGGAGACCATAGTGAGGTGTGAGAAGCAGAAGCCAAGGTTCCATGCTTTCCTCAAG ATCAATCAGGCGAAGCCCGAGTGTGGACGACAGACGCTGGTGGAGCTGCTGATTCGCCCTGTGCAGAGACTGCCTAGCGTCGCCCTTCTCCTCAACG ATATTAAGAAACACACTGCCTGTAACAACCCTGACAAAATCACTTTGGAGAAGGCAATCGAATCACTCAAGGAAGTTATGAC tcaCATAAACGAGGACAAGAGGAAAATAGAGGGACAGAAGCAGATCTTTGATGTCGTCTATGAAGTTGACGGCTGCCCT gccAACCTGCTCTCGTCCCACCGCAGCCTGGTCCACAGGGTGGAGACCATCGCCCTGGGAGACAAACCCTGTGACCGAGGCGAGCATGTCACACTCTTTCTCTTCAATGACTGTCTTGAG ATTGCCCGGAAGAGACATAAGGTGATCAGCACATTCAGGAGTCCTCTGGGCCAGACGCGACCTGCAGCCCAACTCAAACACATCACCCTCATGCCTCTGTCCCAGATCAGGAGGGTCCTGGACCTGCAGGATACAGAGG aTTGCCGTAATGCCTTTGCCCTGGTGGTGCACCCGCCCACGGAACAGGAGAATCTTCTCTTCAGCTTCCAGCTGACCACTGAGGATACGGTGAAGTCAACCTGGCTGAAGATGCTCTGTCGCCACGTAGCCAACACCATCTGTAAGGCTGACgcg GAAGATCTAATTCAGTGCACTGAGCCTGACTCTGTCCAAGTGAGCACAAAGGATATGGACAGCACGCTGAGTAAAGCCTCTAGAGTCATCAAGAAAACTTCAAAGAAG
- the LOC135556389 gene encoding protein ECT2-like isoform X6 — MADSSIVTLGMARSLLVDSSVYDSRMAETTKDVFLGLGSEDMEEMLPRVETRVVLVGEAGKNGALVKALQAVRIMEVPVVKIRGGEPGAETGEKLIKSIVNMDINVPCIKTDNVKEFGDGENTEFETVFVLKDFASPDYIYLYKHDNRIVGPPVVLRCARREEPLPFSSRPLYSTTMLNLSLCFTGFRNKEEVKNLVNLVHHMGGTIRKDFSTKVTHLIAYSTHGEKYKLAVCMGTPILTPTWIHKAWEHREDVSFHAGDEEFRTEFKVPPFQDCVLSFLGFSDEEKTNMEERTIKHGGSHLEVGDQKCTHMVVEENAVKELPFVPSKRLYVVKQEWFWGTIQMDARAGESMYFYQKMDSPVLKKAVSLLSLNTPNSNRKRRRLRETLAQLTKETEISPFPPPRKRPSAEHSMSMGSLLDISNTPETCKALAEHSRPLKSSTPAVLKQSARWQVSKELYQTESNYVDILTTVLQLFKVPLEKEGQVGGPILAPEEIKTIFGSIPEIFDVHTRIKADLEELVMDWSEDKSVGDIILKYSKDLVKAYPPFVNFFEMSKETIVRCEKQKPRFHAFLKINQAKPECGRQTLVELLIRPVQRLPSVALLLNDIKKHTACNNPDKITLEKAIESLKEVMTHINEDKRKIEGQKQIFDVVYEVDGCPANLLSSHRSLVHRVETIALGDKPCDRGEHVTLFLFNDCLEIARKRHKVISTFRSPLGQTRPAAQLKHITLMPLSQIRRVLDLQDTEDCRNAFALVVHPPTEQENLLFSFQLTTEDTVKSTWLKMLCRHVANTICKADAEDLIQCTEPDSVQVSTKDMDSTLSKASRVIKKTSKKATHSPSMVNLPSMFERKYHTFSRSTSHLF; from the exons ATGGCTGACAGCAGCATAGTTACTTTGGGGATGGCTCGGAGCCTGCTGGTGGACTCCTCTGTGTATGACTCCAGGATGGCTGAGACTACTAAGGATGTATTCCTGGGTTTGGGCTCCGAAGACATGGAAG AGATGCTACCTCGGGTCGAAACCAGAGTTGTTCTTGTAGGAGAAGCTGGAAAAAATGGAGCACTTGTCAAAGCACTGCAG GCCGTCAGAATAATGGAAGTCCCAGTGGTTAAGATTAGAGGAGGAGAACCGGGCGCTGAGACTGGAGAGAAATTGATAAAATCTATAGTCAATATG GATATCAACGTGCCTTGCATAAAGACCGACAATGTCAAAGAGTTTGGCGATGGAGAAAACACAGAGTTTGAGACGGTGTTCGTGCTCAAAGACTTTGCCTCTCCTGACTACATCTATCTTTACAAACATGACAACCGGATCGTGGGCCCCCCGGTTGTTCTCCGCTGTGCGAGACGAGAGGAG CCCCTGCCGTTTTCCTCTCGTCCTCTATACTCTACCACCATGCTCAACTTGTCGCTGTGTTTCACCGGTTTCCGCAACAAAGAGGAAGTT AAAAACCTGGTGAATCTGGTGCATCACATGGGAGGCACCATTCGGAAGGACTTTAGCACTAAAGTCACCCATCTCATTGCATACTCCACTCATGGCGAGAAATACAAG CTTGCTGTGTGTATGGGAACACCCATCCTCACCCCAACTTGGATCCATAAGGCCTGGGAGCATAGAGAGGATGT TAGTTTCCATGCTGGAGATGAAGAGTTCCGCACCGAATTCAAAGTTCCCCCCTTTCAAGACTGTGTGCTGAGCTTCCTGGGCTTCTCAGATGAAGAGAAGACCAACATGGAGGAAAGGACAATCAAACACG GTGGCAGCCACCTGGAGGTTGGTGATCAGAAGTGCACTCACATGGTGGTGGAGGAAAACGCTGTCAAGGAGCTGCCATTCGTACCATCAAAGAGACTGTATGTTGTCAAGCAGGAG TGGTTCTGGGGAACGATACAGATGGATGCCCGAGCAGGAGAGTCCATGTACTTCTATCAGAAG ATGGACAGTCCTGTGCTAAAGAAGGCTGTGTCCCTGCTGTCCCTCAACACACCCAACAGTAACCGGAAGAGGAGGCGTCTGCGGGAAACCCTGGCCCAGCTCACCAAGGAGACTGAgatctcccctttccctccacccCGCAAGAGGCCTTCTGCCGAACACTCCATGTCCATGGGCTCTCTGCTGGACATCTCCAACACCCCCGAGACCTGCAAGGCCTTGGCAG AACATTCCCGGCCCTTGAAGAGCTCTACACCTGCTGTCCTGAAGCAGTCGGCTAGATGGCAGGTCTCCAAGGAGTTGTACCAGACAGAGAGCAACTATGTGGATATTCTCACCACAGTCTTGCAG CTGTTCAAAGTCCCCCTGGAAAAGGAAGGCCAAGTTGGTGGACCCATTTTGGCTCCAGAAGAAATCAAGACCATCTTTGGCAGCATCCCAGAGATCTTCGACGTACACACCAGGATAAAG GCCGATCTGGAGGAGCTGGTCATGGACTGGTCTGAGGACAAGAGTGTCGGGGACATCATTCTCAAATAC tctaaaGACCTGGTGAAGGCTTACCCGCCATTTGTCAACTTTTTTGAGATGAGCAAGGAGACCATAGTGAGGTGTGAGAAGCAGAAGCCAAGGTTCCATGCTTTCCTCAAG ATCAATCAGGCGAAGCCCGAGTGTGGACGACAGACGCTGGTGGAGCTGCTGATTCGCCCTGTGCAGAGACTGCCTAGCGTCGCCCTTCTCCTCAACG ATATTAAGAAACACACTGCCTGTAACAACCCTGACAAAATCACTTTGGAGAAGGCAATCGAATCACTCAAGGAAGTTATGAC tcaCATAAACGAGGACAAGAGGAAAATAGAGGGACAGAAGCAGATCTTTGATGTCGTCTATGAAGTTGACGGCTGCCCT gccAACCTGCTCTCGTCCCACCGCAGCCTGGTCCACAGGGTGGAGACCATCGCCCTGGGAGACAAACCCTGTGACCGAGGCGAGCATGTCACACTCTTTCTCTTCAATGACTGTCTTGAG ATTGCCCGGAAGAGACATAAGGTGATCAGCACATTCAGGAGTCCTCTGGGCCAGACGCGACCTGCAGCCCAACTCAAACACATCACCCTCATGCCTCTGTCCCAGATCAGGAGGGTCCTGGACCTGCAGGATACAGAGG aTTGCCGTAATGCCTTTGCCCTGGTGGTGCACCCGCCCACGGAACAGGAGAATCTTCTCTTCAGCTTCCAGCTGACCACTGAGGATACGGTGAAGTCAACCTGGCTGAAGATGCTCTGTCGCCACGTAGCCAACACCATCTGTAAGGCTGACgcg GAAGATCTAATTCAGTGCACTGAGCCTGACTCTGTCCAAGTGAGCACAAAGGATATGGACAGCACGCTGAGTAAAGCCTCTAGAGTCATCAAGAAAACTTCAAAGAAG